A single region of the Bacillus cereus genome encodes:
- the gerE gene encoding spore germination transcription factor GerE, giving the protein MKEKAYQSKPLLTKREREVFELLVQDKTTKEIAGELFISEKTVRNHISNAMQKLGVKGRSQAVVELLRMGELEL; this is encoded by the coding sequence TTGAAGGAAAAAGCGTATCAATCTAAACCGTTACTCACAAAGAGAGAAAGAGAAGTATTTGAATTACTCGTTCAAGATAAAACGACGAAGGAAATTGCAGGTGAACTTTTTATAAGTGAAAAAACAGTACGCAATCACATTTCAAACGCAATGCAAAAGCTAGGGGTTAAAGGACGTTCACAAGCAGTTGTAGAGCTTCTTCGTATGGGAGAACTCGAACTATAA
- a CDS encoding purine/pyrimidine permease, translated as MKNLDNQHNQNHIMGTLQWFIFLLANSIALPIVVGGLFHLTTEEVFYLMQRTFFVVGISSFLQGWIGHRLPIADGPAGSWVGVFTVLAYATVGQDQLHSTLQILELGMMISGVILIGLGVTGFIGRILFLFTPLVTGTFLLLLCLQLSGVFLKGMLGITATVSQIDGFTALIAFGIFLFVVILSNFGKGFVKSYAVLIGLISGWIIFLIVGKVTIPSQVTHFVQFPHIFAWGLPKWNTGMAVSSFVMVCILVSNTVAAIIAINQATIHKATIEQKQLRNGTWVGGISHMISSLFSTVGVVPLPATAGFIRLTNQKYMRSFLLACVLLVVMSLFPSIIRYLASLPSAVASAVLMASFVQLIGIGFHNIKQVPLSERNVTILGVAVLFGCGVMFLPSGALQSLPSVMQYVFGNGLFVGTVVSILLEQIWRTGK; from the coding sequence ATGAAAAATTTGGACAATCAACATAACCAAAATCATATTATGGGAACCTTGCAATGGTTTATTTTTTTATTAGCGAATTCGATCGCACTACCAATTGTCGTTGGCGGATTATTTCATCTTACGACGGAAGAAGTATTTTATTTAATGCAGCGTACGTTTTTTGTAGTGGGTATATCTTCTTTTTTACAAGGATGGATTGGGCATAGATTACCAATTGCGGATGGGCCAGCTGGATCTTGGGTTGGTGTATTTACCGTACTTGCTTATGCAACTGTCGGGCAGGATCAACTACATAGTACGTTGCAAATATTAGAATTAGGGATGATGATTTCCGGAGTTATTTTAATAGGATTAGGGGTAACGGGTTTTATAGGGCGCATTTTATTTTTATTTACACCGCTCGTTACAGGGACGTTCTTGCTTCTATTATGTTTGCAATTAAGTGGTGTATTTTTAAAAGGAATGTTAGGAATTACAGCTACTGTTTCTCAAATTGATGGATTTACAGCATTGATCGCTTTTGGCATATTTTTGTTCGTAGTCATACTTTCGAATTTTGGAAAAGGTTTTGTTAAAAGTTATGCGGTTTTAATAGGATTGATTAGCGGTTGGATTATTTTTCTGATCGTAGGGAAAGTGACGATTCCGTCTCAAGTAACTCATTTTGTACAATTTCCACATATATTTGCTTGGGGACTTCCAAAATGGAATACAGGTATGGCTGTATCAAGTTTCGTTATGGTATGTATTTTAGTTTCAAATACAGTGGCAGCTATTATAGCAATTAATCAAGCTACCATTCATAAAGCGACTATTGAACAAAAACAGTTGAGAAACGGTACGTGGGTTGGAGGGATTTCGCATATGATTTCTTCTTTATTTTCAACAGTAGGTGTCGTTCCATTACCGGCAACGGCAGGTTTCATACGTTTAACAAATCAAAAGTATATGCGTTCATTCTTATTGGCCTGTGTACTATTAGTCGTTATGTCGCTATTTCCAAGTATTATTCGTTATTTAGCCTCTCTGCCATCCGCGGTCGCATCTGCGGTTTTAATGGCTTCGTTCGTGCAACTCATTGGAATTGGATTTCATAATATAAAACAAGTGCCACTTAGCGAACGGAATGTAACGATCTTAGGAGTCGCGGTATTGTTTGGCTGCGGCGTTATGTTTTTACCGTCTGGAGCACTTCAATCATTGCCTTCTGTTATGCAATATGTATTCGGTAATGGTTTGTTTGTAGGTACTGTTGTAAGTATATTGCTAGAACAAATATGGCGTACTGGAAAGTAA
- a CDS encoding DMT family transporter produces the protein MTRTYILLFICVVVWGSNFIFGAILVNTFHPVLLTTLRLLFINLFFLAYAIMCKKDLYIEKNEMKSVLLIGIIGVAINQWSFYEGLQTADPTTAALILALTPVMTSILAVFILNEPLTAKLVIGGGIATFGVFFVIGVGQRFVFSEGLIWIFITMLSFSLSIVLIRKLGNRDDMFFITFFSSIFGFLIMLPFLAFTFSHITLKYSIESWSLLIVTAILMHGICTLVWNNQLRKTKASTAAMFLNLEPFVTMVVGYIILQKSVTSIQIIGAIFIVCGVYIATFGYGKKSRGEKELFRKAT, from the coding sequence GTGACACGTACATATATATTACTGTTTATATGTGTAGTAGTTTGGGGGAGTAATTTTATATTTGGTGCGATTTTAGTAAATACATTTCATCCGGTGTTGTTAACGACACTTCGCTTACTATTTATTAATTTGTTTTTTCTAGCGTACGCTATTATGTGTAAGAAAGACTTATATATAGAAAAGAATGAAATGAAAAGTGTATTATTAATTGGGATCATAGGTGTCGCGATTAATCAATGGTCTTTTTATGAAGGGTTACAAACAGCAGACCCAACAACAGCTGCGCTAATATTAGCGCTTACTCCTGTCATGACTTCTATTCTAGCGGTATTTATTTTAAACGAACCGTTAACAGCTAAGTTAGTAATAGGAGGAGGGATTGCTACTTTTGGAGTGTTTTTTGTAATTGGTGTTGGGCAGAGGTTCGTCTTTTCAGAAGGGTTAATATGGATTTTTATAACGATGCTATCTTTTTCTTTATCTATCGTTTTAATTCGGAAATTGGGGAACAGAGATGATATGTTTTTTATTACATTCTTTTCTTCAATTTTTGGTTTTTTAATTATGCTACCGTTTCTTGCTTTTACCTTTTCTCACATAACGTTGAAATACTCTATAGAGAGTTGGTCGCTTCTAATTGTGACAGCAATACTTATGCATGGAATTTGTACGCTTGTTTGGAATAATCAATTGAGAAAAACGAAGGCGTCGACTGCGGCTATGTTTTTAAATTTAGAACCATTCGTTACGATGGTAGTTGGATATATTATATTGCAGAAAAGTGTAACATCCATTCAAATAATTGGAGCTATTTTTATCGTTTGTGGAGTTTACATCGCAACGTTTGGATATGGGAAGAAATCGAGGGGAGAAAAAGAGTTGTTTCGAAAAGCTACGTAA
- a CDS encoding amidohydrolase family protein, which yields MQNVYWLTNVRLETGYKFNNEVVTGTETALHHLLIQDGKIEKIVLADVPLQTEYETKDAKELLVLPSFVENHFHLDKTKLGGPWEACTPVKNIIERLELEQQELPILAQTTGERAELLLRNILNAGSTHIRTHVNIDPYIGLKNLESVRQTLENMKGAFTYEIVAFPQHGLLRTEAHSLMREAMKMGATLVGGVDPATVDNNIEKSLFDMMEIAVEANADVDLHLHDAGHLGIYTIKKLAQFTEDASWDGRVAVSHAFSLGDVSKEEGADMADLLAERGMSIITTVPINRNMPPVPLLTEKSVSVSLGCDSMFDSWGPFGNADIFERVGRLAEKYRWIDEKSLSSSLAYITDGKTPLDQEGNQVWPKVGDKADFVFLQATCSAEAIARRAKRPAVMKNGKIVAGSLQNVQGVLI from the coding sequence ATGCAAAATGTGTATTGGTTAACGAATGTACGATTAGAAACAGGTTACAAGTTTAATAATGAAGTAGTTACAGGTACAGAAACAGCTTTGCATCATTTACTCATACAGGATGGAAAGATTGAGAAGATTGTACTTGCGGATGTACCGCTTCAAACAGAATATGAAACGAAAGATGCGAAAGAATTGCTTGTTCTTCCGTCGTTTGTGGAAAATCATTTTCACCTTGATAAAACAAAACTTGGTGGCCCGTGGGAAGCGTGCACACCAGTAAAAAATATTATTGAGAGATTAGAGTTAGAACAGCAGGAGTTACCAATTTTAGCTCAAACAACTGGAGAGAGAGCAGAGTTGTTACTAAGAAATATTTTAAATGCTGGTTCGACTCATATACGAACGCATGTAAATATTGATCCGTATATTGGTCTTAAAAACTTAGAATCTGTACGTCAAACTTTAGAAAATATGAAAGGTGCGTTTACATATGAAATCGTAGCATTCCCGCAGCACGGTTTACTTCGTACAGAAGCACATTCTCTTATGAGAGAAGCGATGAAAATGGGCGCAACTTTAGTAGGTGGTGTAGATCCAGCTACTGTAGATAATAATATTGAAAAATCACTTTTTGATATGATGGAAATTGCTGTAGAGGCAAATGCAGATGTTGATTTGCATTTACATGATGCAGGGCATTTAGGTATTTATACAATTAAAAAGTTAGCTCAATTTACAGAGGATGCTAGTTGGGACGGACGTGTTGCGGTCAGTCATGCGTTTAGCCTAGGAGACGTATCTAAAGAAGAAGGGGCAGATATGGCAGACTTATTAGCTGAAAGAGGAATGTCTATTATTACGACAGTACCAATTAACAGAAATATGCCGCCAGTACCATTGCTTACAGAAAAAAGCGTTTCCGTTTCTTTAGGTTGCGATAGTATGTTTGATTCATGGGGACCATTTGGAAATGCTGATATTTTTGAAAGAGTAGGGCGTTTAGCAGAAAAGTATCGCTGGATTGATGAGAAGTCTTTATCTTCTTCTTTAGCGTATATTACAGATGGAAAAACGCCATTGGATCAAGAAGGAAATCAAGTTTGGCCTAAAGTAGGAGATAAAGCTGATTTCGTCTTCTTACAAGCTACTTGTTCAGCAGAAGCGATTGCTAGACGAGCAAAGCGACCAGCCGTAATGAAAAATGGGAAAATAGTAGCAGGTTCCTTGCAAAATGTTCAAGGTGTATTGATTTAA
- a CDS encoding amidohydrolase family protein: MSVKSQYWLTNVKLECGYVYEKSRITSTETEICSLFIEDGKITKILTGIVSEQDGEVVNANGLLALPAFEEMHIHIDKTYYSGPWKACTPVKSIFTRIHEEQTILPKQLETAKSRAEKMLQLLLENGATNIRTHCNIDPVIGLGNLEATIAALETYKDKLSAKIVAFPQHGLLRSNSVGLVKDAMRMGAHLVGGVDPATVDGNIEKSLNTIIDIAVEFDSDIDIHLHDADQLGIFTMKRLAALTEEAGWQGRVTISHALGLGDVSVEEAEEMAERLAALGVDITSTVPISRHVIPVPLLNRKGVKVSLGNDSITDHWSPFGTGDMLQKANCLAERFRWIDERSLGKALQFITGGKSILDDQGNRQWPKIGDEANIVFTEASCSAEVVARQTERCAVLYKGNVVAGSLQKTAINNLV; this comes from the coding sequence GTGAGTGTGAAATCACAATATTGGTTAACGAATGTGAAACTTGAATGTGGGTACGTATATGAGAAATCGCGAATTACAAGTACAGAAACGGAAATTTGTAGTTTGTTTATTGAAGATGGAAAGATTACGAAGATATTAACTGGGATTGTATCGGAGCAAGATGGTGAAGTAGTAAATGCAAATGGTTTACTGGCATTACCAGCATTTGAAGAAATGCATATTCATATTGATAAAACGTATTATAGTGGACCGTGGAAAGCGTGTACACCAGTAAAAAGTATATTCACTCGTATTCATGAGGAGCAAACTATTCTTCCGAAGCAATTAGAAACTGCAAAGAGTAGAGCGGAGAAAATGTTGCAATTACTTCTTGAAAATGGAGCGACAAATATTCGAACACATTGCAATATTGATCCTGTAATTGGTCTTGGGAATTTAGAAGCAACGATTGCGGCACTAGAAACGTATAAAGATAAGTTATCAGCAAAAATTGTAGCATTCCCGCAACACGGTTTGTTACGAAGTAATTCCGTAGGGCTTGTAAAAGACGCTATGCGTATGGGAGCTCATTTAGTAGGTGGAGTAGACCCAGCTACTGTAGACGGTAATATTGAAAAATCATTAAATACAATTATAGATATTGCAGTAGAGTTTGATTCAGACATTGATATTCATTTACATGACGCGGATCAACTTGGAATATTTACAATGAAGAGATTAGCTGCGTTAACAGAAGAAGCAGGGTGGCAAGGAAGAGTGACAATTAGTCATGCTCTTGGACTTGGAGATGTATCCGTAGAAGAAGCGGAGGAAATGGCTGAACGACTTGCGGCATTAGGCGTTGATATAACGTCAACAGTTCCAATTAGTAGACATGTAATTCCAGTTCCGTTATTAAATCGTAAAGGTGTAAAAGTTTCACTAGGAAACGATAGTATAACTGATCATTGGTCTCCATTTGGAACAGGAGATATGTTGCAAAAGGCAAATTGTCTAGCGGAGAGATTTAGATGGATTGACGAGCGCTCTTTAGGGAAAGCACTTCAGTTTATTACGGGTGGGAAATCTATATTAGATGATCAAGGAAATCGTCAATGGCCAAAAATTGGGGATGAAGCAAATATCGTCTTTACAGAAGCGTCATGTTCAGCCGAGGTAGTAGCAAGACAAACAGAGCGCTGTGCTGTTTTATATAAAGGAAATGTTGTTGCTGGTAGTTTGCAAAAAACGGCTATAAATAATCTTGTTTGA
- a CDS encoding glutathione ABC transporter substrate-binding protein → MRFKRGLVICFITILCLSVFLAGCSSNTKTGNEGSGSKGTKEGGVLTIARLSDADNLDPHFITNIPSASVVYHKVYENLVQRDKNMDFKPMLAKEWKQIDDLNWEFKLQQGVTFQDGAPFNAEAVKKNFGRVLDPKVGSNRATVYSMIQEIKVIDEYTVQFVLKYPYAPLLSIFASNEGSILSPKAIDEKGKGLAQHPVGTGPYTFKSWKPGEEIRLEKNKNYWGEKTKVDEVVFKVVPEDATRIGMIETGEAHIAENLPVTEVERVKNSPSMELIENEGLGVEYIGFNVEKKPFDNPLVRQAIAHAIETKGILKGVYNNVGTEVNSVMTPKVFGYTKDVKGYKYDINTAKKLLAEAGYPNGFKTTIWTNDSKVRMALVEVIQSQLKGIGVDVEIKVMEYGAFLAATNKSEHAMFVGGWGNATGDGDYNQYNLFHSSSHGATGNQFFYSNPAVDKLIEDARKEKDETKRKELYKQLQEIELKDALLVPIRGINHIAATTKNIKGFWIDPSGYLRLEGVELQ, encoded by the coding sequence ATGAGATTCAAAAGGGGACTTGTGATTTGTTTTATCACAATTTTATGTCTTTCAGTTTTTCTAGCGGGGTGTTCATCTAATACGAAGACAGGAAATGAAGGGTCAGGAAGCAAAGGGACAAAAGAAGGCGGCGTTTTAACAATTGCTAGACTGTCAGATGCTGATAATTTAGATCCGCATTTTATTACAAACATCCCTTCCGCAAGTGTTGTGTACCATAAAGTGTATGAAAATCTTGTACAACGAGATAAAAACATGGATTTTAAGCCGATGTTAGCAAAGGAATGGAAACAAATTGATGATTTAAATTGGGAATTTAAGTTGCAACAAGGAGTGACATTCCAAGATGGTGCACCATTTAATGCTGAGGCAGTAAAGAAAAACTTTGGACGTGTATTAGACCCGAAAGTAGGTTCAAATCGAGCAACTGTTTATTCCATGATTCAAGAAATAAAAGTAATTGATGAATACACAGTACAGTTCGTATTGAAATACCCATACGCACCTCTTTTATCTATTTTCGCAAGTAATGAAGGAAGTATTTTAAGTCCGAAAGCAATTGATGAAAAAGGAAAAGGTTTAGCCCAGCATCCAGTTGGGACAGGTCCATATACTTTTAAGTCATGGAAACCAGGTGAAGAAATTCGCCTTGAGAAGAATAAAAATTATTGGGGTGAAAAAACAAAGGTTGATGAAGTTGTATTCAAAGTAGTACCAGAAGATGCAACACGTATTGGAATGATTGAAACTGGTGAAGCTCACATTGCAGAGAATTTACCAGTAACTGAAGTAGAGCGAGTGAAGAATTCACCATCTATGGAGTTAATTGAAAATGAAGGTTTGGGTGTAGAATATATTGGATTTAATGTGGAGAAAAAGCCATTTGATAATCCGCTCGTTCGTCAAGCGATTGCACATGCGATTGAAACAAAAGGGATTTTAAAAGGAGTATATAACAATGTTGGGACTGAAGTGAACTCTGTAATGACGCCTAAAGTATTCGGTTATACGAAAGACGTAAAAGGATATAAGTATGACATTAATACTGCGAAAAAGTTATTAGCAGAAGCTGGTTATCCAAATGGGTTTAAAACAACAATTTGGACGAATGACAGCAAAGTTAGAATGGCGTTAGTGGAAGTAATTCAATCTCAATTAAAAGGGATTGGCGTTGATGTAGAAATTAAAGTTATGGAATATGGTGCGTTTTTAGCTGCAACGAATAAATCAGAACATGCGATGTTTGTTGGAGGATGGGGAAACGCAACAGGTGATGGTGACTATAATCAATATAATTTATTCCATTCTAGTTCACACGGAGCAACTGGTAACCAATTCTTCTATAGTAATCCGGCAGTAGATAAATTAATAGAAGATGCTAGAAAAGAAAAAGATGAGACTAAGAGAAAAGAATTGTATAAACAGTTACAAGAAATTGAATTAAAAGATGCTTTATTAGTACCAATTCGAGGGATTAATCATATTGCTGCAACCACGAAAAATATAAAAGGATTTTGGATTGATCCATCTGGGTATTTGCGACTGGAAGGTGTAGAACTACAGTAA